AAGTGGATTCAGTCCTGACAAAGATCAACATTCGCCCTCTGGCCGACCGCGTCGTGGTCGAGCCGATGGAGGAAGAAGAGGTGACGTTCGCGGGCGGCAAGCTGGTGCTGCCGGAGACGGCCAAAGAGAAGCCCCAAAAGGGTGTCGTTCTGGCGGCCGGTCCTGGACGCAAGGACGACGACGGCAAAGTGATCCCCATGGACGTCAAGGAAGGTGATCAGGTGCTCTACGCTAAGTATGCCGGCACCGAAATCAAGATCGAAGGCAAGAAGTACCTCATCCTCAAGGAAAGCGACATCCTCGCAGTGGTGGAGTAATTCGTAAACCGTAATCGCTATCGTCTGTTTGCGACGAACCGATTACCTGTGACCGATTACTGATAACCAACTGGCTAGGGAGAGATCGAAATGGCAAAGCAACTGGTTTTCAACGAAGAGGCTCGCCGCAGCCTGAAGCGCGGTGTTGACATTTTGGCTACCGCCGTAG
The window above is part of the Candidatus Roseilinea sp. genome. Proteins encoded here:
- the groS gene encoding 10 kDa chaperonin — protein: MAKKVDSVLTKINIRPLADRVVVEPMEEEEVTFAGGKLVLPETAKEKPQKGVVLAAGPGRKDDDGKVIPMDVKEGDQVLYAKYAGTEIKIEGKKYLILKESDILAVVE